The following are encoded in a window of Sinomonas cyclohexanicum genomic DNA:
- the uvrA gene encoding excinuclease ABC subunit UvrA gives MNEGALIPGAASSTVDALLHDGITRHDQSRLVVKGAREHNLRNVDLDLPRDKMIVFTGLSGSGKSSLAFDTIFAEGQRRYVESLSAYARQFLGQVDKPDVDFIEGLSPAVSIDQKSTSKNPRSTVGTITEIYDYMRLLWARIGHPHCPICHEPVTRQTPQQIVDQLLELPEGTRFQLLSPVVRARKGEFVDLFKELAAKGYSRARVDGELVQLTEPPKLGKQFKHTIEVVVDRLVVKDGIRQRLADSVETALGLAEGRVLADFVDLQPDDDARVRAFSENLACPNEHPLAIDEIEPRSFSFNNPFGACPACTGIGTKLEVDVDLVVPDAALSLSEGAIAPWSLGTATQEYWTRLLEGLSDDLGFSMTTPWHSLPEYARDAVLYGKDHKVVVQYRNRFGRERKYSTGFEGAVSYIQRKHLETESDSARDRYEEYMREIPCPECGGARLNPASLSVLLGGQSIADVSRLPLREARAFLATLTLTPREAQIAAQVLKEIDARLQFLLDVGLEYLNLERASGTLSGGEAQRIRLATQIGSGLVGVLYVLDEPSIGLHQRDNRRLIETLTRLRDLGNTLIVVEHDEDTIHEADWIVDIGPGAGEHGGQVVHSGSLEDLKANTSSLTGDYLSGRRSIEIPAKRRKVDRKRQLKVVGAREHNLQGVDVVFPLGLLTAVTGVSGSGKSTLVNDILYKVLANRLNGAKQVAGRHTRIEGLEHLDKVIHVDQSPIGRTPRSNPATYTGVFDHIRKLFAETNEAKVRGYMPGRFSFNVKGGRCEACSGDGTLKIEMNFLPDVYVPCEVCHGARYNRETLEVHYKGKTIADVLNMPIDEAAEFFAAFTPIARHLNTLVDVGLGYVRLGQPATTLSGGEAQRVKLAAELQKRSNGRSAYVLDEPTTGLHFEDIRKLLLVLQSLVDKGNSVITIEHNLDVIKSADWIIDLGPNGGSGGGQIVATGTPEQVSRVEGSYTGMFLAEILDQK, from the coding sequence ATGAACGAGGGCGCCCTCATCCCCGGCGCCGCGTCGTCGACCGTCGATGCGCTCCTGCATGACGGCATCACGCGCCACGACCAGTCGCGCCTCGTGGTCAAGGGCGCGCGCGAGCACAACCTCCGCAACGTGGACCTGGACCTCCCGCGCGACAAGATGATCGTGTTCACCGGGCTCTCCGGCTCGGGCAAGTCCTCCCTCGCGTTCGACACGATCTTCGCGGAGGGCCAGCGCCGCTACGTCGAGTCCCTCTCCGCCTACGCTCGCCAGTTCCTCGGCCAGGTGGACAAGCCGGACGTGGACTTCATCGAGGGCCTCTCCCCGGCGGTCTCGATCGACCAGAAGTCCACGAGCAAGAATCCGCGGTCGACCGTGGGCACGATCACCGAGATCTACGACTACATGCGCCTGCTCTGGGCGCGCATCGGGCACCCGCACTGCCCGATCTGCCACGAGCCGGTCACGCGCCAGACGCCACAGCAGATCGTCGACCAGCTCCTCGAGCTGCCCGAGGGGACGCGCTTCCAGCTCCTCTCCCCGGTGGTCCGTGCCCGCAAGGGAGAGTTCGTCGACCTCTTCAAGGAGCTGGCCGCCAAGGGCTACTCGCGGGCCCGGGTCGACGGCGAGCTCGTGCAGCTCACCGAGCCGCCGAAGCTGGGCAAGCAGTTCAAGCACACGATCGAGGTGGTGGTCGACCGTCTCGTAGTCAAGGACGGCATCCGTCAACGCCTGGCGGACTCCGTCGAGACGGCGCTCGGGCTCGCCGAGGGACGCGTGCTGGCCGATTTCGTGGACCTCCAACCGGACGACGACGCCCGCGTCCGCGCGTTTTCGGAGAATTTGGCGTGCCCCAACGAGCATCCGCTCGCCATTGACGAGATCGAGCCCCGCTCATTCTCCTTCAACAATCCGTTCGGCGCGTGCCCCGCGTGCACGGGCATCGGCACGAAGCTCGAGGTCGACGTCGACCTCGTGGTCCCGGACGCCGCGCTGAGCCTGTCCGAGGGCGCGATTGCCCCGTGGTCGCTCGGCACGGCGACTCAGGAGTACTGGACTCGCCTGCTCGAGGGCCTCTCCGATGACCTCGGCTTCTCGATGACGACGCCGTGGCACAGCCTGCCCGAGTACGCGCGGGACGCGGTCCTGTACGGCAAGGACCACAAGGTCGTGGTCCAGTACCGCAACAGGTTCGGCCGTGAGCGGAAGTACAGCACCGGGTTCGAGGGTGCCGTGTCGTACATCCAGCGCAAGCACCTCGAGACCGAATCGGACTCCGCCCGTGACCGCTACGAGGAGTACATGCGGGAGATCCCGTGCCCCGAGTGCGGCGGCGCGCGGCTCAACCCCGCCTCCCTCTCGGTTCTGCTGGGCGGCCAGTCGATCGCCGACGTGTCCCGCCTGCCGCTGCGTGAGGCCCGCGCGTTCCTCGCCACGCTCACGTTGACCCCTCGCGAGGCGCAGATCGCCGCGCAGGTCCTCAAGGAGATCGACGCGCGGCTGCAGTTCCTCCTCGACGTGGGCCTCGAGTACCTCAACCTCGAGCGGGCCTCGGGGACGCTCTCCGGGGGCGAGGCCCAGCGCATTCGACTTGCCACGCAGATCGGCTCAGGGCTCGTCGGCGTCCTCTACGTGCTCGATGAGCCGAGCATCGGCCTCCACCAGCGGGACAACCGGCGTCTCATCGAGACGCTCACGCGGCTGCGTGACCTCGGCAACACGCTCATCGTGGTCGAGCACGACGAGGACACAATCCACGAGGCGGACTGGATCGTGGACATCGGTCCCGGCGCGGGCGAGCACGGCGGCCAGGTGGTCCATTCGGGCTCCCTCGAGGATCTCAAGGCGAACACCTCCTCCCTCACGGGGGACTACCTCTCCGGGCGGCGCTCGATCGAGATCCCGGCAAAGCGCCGCAAGGTGGACCGCAAGCGCCAGCTCAAGGTGGTCGGTGCGCGGGAGCACAACCTCCAGGGTGTCGACGTCGTGTTCCCCCTCGGCCTGCTCACGGCCGTGACGGGTGTGAGCGGCTCGGGCAAGTCCACCCTGGTCAACGACATCCTGTACAAGGTGCTCGCCAACCGGCTCAACGGCGCCAAGCAGGTGGCGGGCCGCCACACCCGGATCGAGGGCCTCGAGCACCTCGACAAGGTCATCCACGTGGACCAGAGCCCGATCGGCCGCACACCGCGCTCGAACCCGGCGACGTACACAGGGGTGTTCGACCACATCCGCAAGCTGTTCGCCGAGACCAACGAGGCCAAGGTGCGCGGCTACATGCCGGGCCGCTTCTCGTTCAACGTCAAGGGCGGCCGGTGCGAGGCGTGCAGCGGCGACGGCACGCTCAAGATCGAGATGAACTTCCTCCCGGACGTGTACGTTCCGTGCGAGGTGTGCCACGGGGCCCGCTACAACCGCGAGACCCTCGAGGTCCACTACAAGGGCAAGACGATCGCCGATGTGCTCAACATGCCCATCGACGAGGCGGCCGAGTTCTTCGCGGCGTTCACCCCGATCGCTCGGCACCTCAACACGCTCGTCGACGTGGGCCTCGGCTATGTGCGGCTCGGGCAGCCCGCCACGACGCTCTCGGGTGGAGAGGCACAGCGCGTCAAGCTTGCCGCCGAGCTCCAGAAGCGGTCGAACGGCCGCAGCGCCTACGTCCTGGACGAGCCGACGACCGGCCTCCACTTCGAGGACATCCGCAAGCTTCTGCTCGTCCTGCAGTCGCTCGTGGACAAGGGCAACAGCGTCATCACGATCGAGCATAACCTGGACGTCATCAAGAGTGCTGACTGGATCATCGACCTGGGCCCGAACGGCGGCTCGGGTGGGGGCCAGATCGTCGCCACGGGGACCCCTGAGCAGGTCTCCCGCGTTGAGGGCAGCTACACGGGCATGTTCCTGGCCGAGATCCTCGACCAGAAGTGA
- a CDS encoding HAD hydrolase-like protein, which produces MTDSPALAIFDLDGTLVDPAGSITGGIAYALEAHGLRVPEPEMLSSMVGPPLLESLHRLADVPEGVVDGVIHTYRKRYISHGMAQSRPYPGIPGLLARLRASGLHLAVATQKPEDLAKKLLGLHGLDRYFHSIHGSPDDETLPPATDGKVGIIRAALTTNHAAPDRAVMIGDRRHDAAGAAANGVPCIGVAWGFAPDGELESLDLAEVAADADELERAIGVVLGHTAEAAAC; this is translated from the coding sequence GTGACTGACAGCCCCGCGCTCGCGATCTTCGATCTTGACGGTACCCTCGTCGACCCGGCGGGAAGCATCACCGGAGGCATCGCGTACGCGCTCGAGGCGCACGGGCTGCGGGTCCCGGAGCCCGAGATGCTCTCGAGCATGGTCGGCCCCCCGCTGCTCGAGTCGCTCCACCGTCTGGCGGACGTGCCGGAAGGGGTCGTCGACGGCGTCATCCACACCTACCGGAAGCGGTACATCTCCCACGGCATGGCCCAGAGCCGCCCCTACCCGGGAATCCCCGGGCTCCTCGCGCGCCTGCGTGCGAGCGGCCTGCACCTGGCCGTCGCGACCCAGAAGCCAGAGGACCTGGCCAAGAAGCTCCTGGGCCTGCACGGACTCGACCGCTACTTCCACAGCATCCACGGATCGCCCGACGACGAGACGCTGCCCCCGGCCACCGACGGCAAGGTCGGGATCATCCGGGCCGCCCTCACCACAAACCACGCGGCCCCGGACCGCGCGGTCATGATCGGGGACCGCCGGCACGACGCGGCCGGCGCCGCAGCGAACGGGGTGCCGTGCATCGGCGTCGCATGGGGCTTCGCGCCGGACGGCGAGCTCGAGTCGCTCGATCTGGCCGAGGTCGCGGCGGACGCCGACGAGCTCGAGCGGGCGATCGGCGTCGTGCTCGGGCACACTGCGGAGGCGGCCGCATGCTGA
- a CDS encoding lysophospholipid acyltransferase family protein, which produces MLIYSMTRQSIRGLIGGLCRPTVTGLDNVPENGPFIVASNHLSFLDSVIIQALMPRRVAFFAKAEYFTGKGVKGKLMKAFFEGVGSIPVERGEQAASVAALKTLLDVLDQGEAIGIYPEGTRSRDGLLYRGRTGVGWLALTTGAPVVPVGLIGTEELQPADTNGIRPRHFEMRVGEPLHFGKTGPDHSLPLRRDATDKIMDAIAALSGQERASGYNKPPAHQ; this is translated from the coding sequence ATGCTGATCTACTCGATGACCCGCCAGAGCATCCGCGGGCTGATCGGCGGCCTCTGCCGCCCCACGGTCACGGGCCTCGACAACGTTCCCGAGAACGGGCCGTTCATCGTCGCCTCGAACCACCTCTCCTTCCTCGACTCCGTGATCATCCAGGCCCTCATGCCGCGGCGGGTGGCGTTCTTCGCCAAGGCCGAGTACTTCACGGGCAAGGGCGTCAAGGGCAAGCTCATGAAGGCGTTCTTCGAGGGCGTCGGATCCATCCCCGTCGAGCGGGGCGAGCAGGCGGCGAGCGTCGCCGCCCTCAAGACTCTCCTCGACGTCCTCGACCAAGGCGAGGCGATCGGCATCTACCCCGAGGGCACGCGCTCCCGCGATGGGCTCCTCTACCGCGGGCGCACGGGCGTGGGCTGGCTCGCACTCACCACCGGCGCGCCGGTGGTCCCCGTCGGGCTCATCGGGACCGAGGAGCTCCAGCCGGCCGATACGAATGGCATCAGGCCGCGGCACTTCGAGATGCGCGTGGGGGAGCCGCTCCACTTCGGGAAGACGGGCCCCGACCACTCCCTGCCCCTGCGTCGCGACGCGACAGACAAGATCATGGACGCCATCGCGGCCCTGAGCGGGCAGGAGCGGGCGAGCGGCTACAACAAGCCGCCGGCCCACCAGTGA
- the uvrC gene encoding excinuclease ABC subunit UvrC: protein MADPASYRPKTGEIPTDPGVYRFRDPHGRVIYVGKAKSLRQRLTSYFANPASLLPKTYAMVHAAASVEWTVVGSELEALQLEYTWIKEFKPRYNLAFRDDKTYPYLAVTMSEKYPRVQVMRGDRRKGTRYFGPYTAGAIRETMDTLLRVFPVRSCSAGVFRRAEQSGRPCLLGYIDKCSAPCVGRISEEDHRALAEDFCDFMGGAAKRFITQLERKMADAVADLDYENAARLRDDIIAMRKVFERNAVVLSEETDADVFAVEEDELEAAVQVFYVRGGRIRGQRGWVVEKVEDTTPAELVGHLLQQVYGDNEETNGRIPREVLVPVMPDDADELATWLSGLRGAKAELRVPQRGDKAALAATLHENAVLALRLHKSRRAGDITTRSLALQELQEALELPEPPLRIESFDISHVQGTNVVASMVVVEDGLTKKSEYRKFSITGDAARDDTAAMHDVLTRRFRNYLAERELPVEDRDQNRKFAYPPNLVVVDGGQPQVTAAVRALAELGIGDEIRVVGLAKRLEEVWLPEGDFPVILPRASQGLYLLQRIRDEAHRFAITFHRQKRGKSMTASILDEVPGLGPARQKAVLAHFGSLKRLKGASVTEITDVSGVGPALAAAIHARLHGAAGSPDSGAQETVPAINYATGEILES from the coding sequence GTGGCAGATCCAGCAAGCTACCGGCCGAAGACCGGGGAGATCCCGACCGACCCCGGCGTGTACCGGTTCCGCGATCCGCACGGCAGGGTCATCTACGTCGGCAAGGCCAAGAGCCTGCGGCAGCGGCTGACCTCGTACTTCGCCAACCCGGCGAGCCTGCTGCCCAAGACGTACGCGATGGTCCACGCCGCCGCGAGCGTCGAGTGGACGGTGGTCGGCAGCGAGCTCGAGGCGCTCCAGCTCGAGTACACCTGGATCAAGGAGTTCAAGCCCCGGTACAACCTCGCGTTCCGCGACGACAAGACGTACCCGTACCTCGCCGTGACGATGTCAGAGAAGTACCCCAGGGTACAGGTCATGCGCGGCGACCGCCGCAAGGGGACCCGCTACTTCGGCCCGTACACGGCCGGTGCCATCCGCGAGACGATGGACACGCTCCTGCGGGTCTTCCCCGTCCGCTCGTGCAGCGCGGGCGTGTTCAGGCGCGCCGAGCAGAGCGGGCGCCCGTGCCTGCTCGGGTACATCGACAAGTGCTCCGCCCCCTGCGTCGGACGCATCTCGGAGGAGGACCACCGCGCCCTCGCCGAGGACTTCTGCGACTTCATGGGCGGTGCCGCGAAGCGCTTCATCACCCAGCTCGAGCGCAAGATGGCCGACGCCGTCGCCGACCTCGACTACGAGAACGCGGCGAGGCTGCGGGACGACATCATCGCGATGCGCAAGGTGTTCGAGCGCAACGCCGTGGTGCTGTCCGAGGAGACCGACGCCGACGTGTTCGCCGTCGAGGAGGACGAGCTCGAGGCCGCGGTCCAGGTCTTCTATGTCCGCGGGGGCCGGATCAGGGGCCAGCGCGGCTGGGTCGTGGAGAAGGTCGAGGACACCACGCCGGCCGAGCTCGTAGGCCACCTCCTGCAGCAGGTCTACGGCGACAATGAGGAGACCAACGGGCGCATTCCGCGCGAGGTCCTGGTCCCCGTCATGCCGGACGATGCCGACGAGCTCGCCACGTGGCTTTCGGGCCTGCGCGGGGCGAAGGCCGAGCTGCGGGTCCCGCAGCGCGGGGACAAGGCCGCCCTCGCGGCCACGCTGCACGAGAACGCCGTCCTGGCGCTGCGGCTCCACAAGAGCCGCCGTGCGGGAGACATCACGACGCGCTCACTCGCGCTCCAGGAGCTCCAGGAGGCCCTCGAACTGCCCGAACCGCCGCTGCGGATCGAGTCGTTCGACATCTCCCACGTCCAGGGCACGAACGTTGTGGCGTCCATGGTGGTGGTCGAGGATGGCCTGACGAAGAAGAGCGAGTACCGGAAGTTCTCGATCACCGGTGACGCGGCGCGGGACGACACGGCGGCGATGCACGACGTCCTGACCCGCCGGTTCCGCAACTACCTCGCCGAACGCGAGCTGCCCGTCGAGGACCGCGACCAGAACCGCAAGTTCGCCTACCCTCCGAATCTCGTCGTGGTCGACGGCGGCCAGCCCCAGGTGACCGCGGCCGTGCGTGCGCTGGCCGAGCTCGGCATCGGGGACGAGATCCGCGTCGTCGGGCTCGCCAAGCGGCTCGAGGAGGTCTGGCTGCCGGAAGGCGACTTCCCGGTGATCCTCCCGCGCGCTTCCCAGGGCCTCTACCTCCTCCAGCGGATCCGTGACGAGGCACACCGCTTCGCTATCACGTTCCACCGGCAGAAGCGCGGGAAGTCGATGACGGCGTCGATCCTGGACGAGGTGCCGGGCCTCGGGCCCGCGCGGCAGAAGGCCGTGCTCGCGCACTTCGGCTCGCTCAAGCGGCTCAAGGGCGCGAGCGTCACCGAGATCACGGATGTCAGCGGGGTCGGCCCGGCCCTCGCAGCCGCGATCCACGCTCGGCTCCACGGCGCCGCCGGCAGTCCGGACAGCGGTGCACAGGAGACGGTCCCTGCCATCAATTACGCCACCGGCGAAATCCTGGAGTCTTAG
- a CDS encoding gluconeogenesis factor YvcK family protein, with protein MFTGQLPLIRPGAGADGGTPKGPSVVALGGGHGLAASLSALRLLTSDLTAVVTVADDGGSSGRLRKDFGVLPPGDLRMALAALCDDTDWGRTWRDVMQHRFTSPTGMSGLENHAMGNLLIVTLWELLGDVVDGLRWAGALLGARGQVLPMSRVPLTIEGDVVVAAAGAHGGPARTETIRGQAACAISGRLEDVRLIPDDAPACPETLSAIELADWIVLGPGSWYTSVLPHLLLPQMRQALTDTPARRCLTMNLALDTKETSGMSGADHLRAIRRVAPEFTVDAVIADDSSVVDREEFASVAAELGAEVLFDRVRSSGQRSVHDALRLAGAYHEVFTGGGALGGGR; from the coding sequence ATGTTCACCGGACAGCTGCCCCTCATCCGCCCGGGCGCCGGGGCCGACGGCGGCACGCCCAAGGGTCCCTCCGTCGTCGCGCTGGGCGGGGGCCACGGGCTCGCCGCTTCACTCTCGGCGCTCCGCCTGCTCACGAGCGACCTCACCGCCGTTGTCACGGTGGCGGACGACGGCGGGTCCTCCGGCCGCCTGCGCAAGGACTTCGGCGTCCTCCCGCCGGGAGATCTGCGGATGGCCCTTGCCGCGCTGTGCGACGACACTGACTGGGGGCGCACGTGGCGCGACGTCATGCAGCACCGCTTCACCTCGCCGACGGGGATGAGCGGCCTTGAGAACCACGCGATGGGCAACCTCCTCATCGTGACCCTCTGGGAGCTGCTCGGCGATGTCGTGGACGGCCTGCGTTGGGCGGGCGCGCTCCTCGGAGCCCGGGGCCAGGTGCTGCCGATGTCCCGCGTTCCCCTCACGATCGAGGGTGACGTCGTGGTCGCGGCCGCGGGAGCGCACGGCGGCCCGGCCCGCACCGAGACGATCCGCGGCCAGGCCGCGTGCGCCATCTCCGGGCGGCTCGAGGACGTGCGACTCATCCCCGACGACGCGCCCGCGTGCCCCGAGACGCTCAGCGCGATCGAGCTCGCCGACTGGATCGTCCTCGGCCCGGGCTCCTGGTACACCTCGGTCCTGCCGCACCTGCTCCTGCCCCAGATGCGCCAGGCCCTCACCGACACCCCAGCGCGCCGCTGCCTGACCATGAACCTCGCGCTCGACACGAAGGAGACGTCCGGGATGTCGGGAGCTGACCACCTGCGCGCGATCCGGCGCGTGGCACCGGAGTTCACGGTGGACGCGGTCATCGCTGACGACTCCTCGGTCGTGGACCGCGAGGAGTTCGCGAGCGTGGCCGCCGAGCTCGGGGCCGAGGTGCTCTTCGATAGAGTGAGGTCCTCAGGCCAGCGATCCGTGCACGACGCGCTCCGGCTGGCCGGGGCATACCACGAGGTCTTCACCGGGGGCGGAGCCCTCGGCGGCGGCCGATGA
- the whiA gene encoding DNA-binding protein WhiA, protein MALTQSVKEELSRLTVKRASERKAEVSAVLRFAGGLHIISGRIVIEAEVDLAATARRLRASIAEVYGHQSEIIVVSGGGLRRGSRYVVRVVRDGEALARQTGLLDNRGRPVRGLPSTVVNGSAADAEAVWRGAFLAHGSLTEPGRSSSLEVTCPGPEAALALVGAARRLGIAAKAREVRGVDRVVVRDGDAIAALLTRMGAHDALMAWEERRMRKEVRATANRLANFDDANLRRSAQAAVAAGARVERALEILGEDVPEHLRYAGELRVAHKQASLDELGRLADPPMTKDAIAGRIRRLLAMADKKAADAGIPGTEASVTPEMLDG, encoded by the coding sequence ATGGCACTGACCCAGAGCGTCAAGGAGGAGCTGTCGCGGCTGACGGTGAAGAGGGCCTCCGAGCGCAAGGCCGAGGTCTCAGCGGTGCTCCGCTTCGCGGGGGGCCTGCACATCATCTCGGGCCGGATCGTCATCGAGGCCGAGGTTGACCTAGCGGCAACGGCGCGGCGGCTCCGAGCCTCGATCGCCGAGGTGTACGGGCACCAGAGCGAGATCATCGTGGTCTCCGGGGGCGGTCTCCGCCGGGGGAGCCGCTACGTGGTGCGCGTGGTGCGCGACGGCGAGGCGCTCGCCCGCCAGACGGGCCTCCTCGACAACCGCGGACGCCCGGTCCGAGGGCTCCCCTCGACCGTGGTCAATGGTTCCGCCGCAGACGCCGAGGCTGTATGGCGCGGGGCCTTCCTCGCCCACGGCTCGCTCACCGAGCCGGGGCGGTCCAGCTCGCTCGAGGTCACGTGCCCCGGGCCCGAGGCCGCCCTCGCCCTTGTCGGCGCGGCGCGCCGTCTGGGCATCGCTGCGAAGGCGCGCGAAGTGCGGGGGGTGGACCGCGTCGTCGTGCGCGACGGCGACGCGATCGCGGCGCTGCTGACCCGCATGGGCGCGCACGACGCGCTCATGGCGTGGGAGGAGCGCCGCATGCGCAAGGAGGTCCGGGCGACCGCCAACCGGCTCGCGAACTTCGACGACGCGAACCTGCGCCGCTCGGCCCAGGCTGCTGTGGCCGCGGGCGCCCGCGTGGAGCGCGCACTCGAGATCCTCGGCGAGGATGTCCCCGAGCACCTGCGGTACGCGGGCGAGCTCAGGGTCGCCCACAAGCAGGCCAGCCTGGACGAGCTCGGGCGTCTCGCGGACCCGCCCATGACGAAGGACGCCATCGCCGGACGGATCCGTCGGCTGCTCGCCATGGCGGACAAGAAGGCGGCGGACGCGGGCATCCCCGGCACGGAGGCCAGCGTCACGCCCGAGATGCTTGACGGCTGA
- a CDS encoding superoxide dismutase encodes MEDVVTYVLPDLPYDYAALEPHISARIMELHHDKHHAAYVTGANTALEKMAEARANGDGAAAAKLSKDFQFNLGGHVNHSIFWNNLSPEGGDKPEGELAAAIDEFFGSFDAFRGQFTAVATTIQGSGWAILAYEPLGGSLVIEQMYDQQNGVPVATTPILQLDMWEHAFYLDYQNVKADYVKAFWNIVNWADVAKRFEAARAGAKGLILPA; translated from the coding sequence ATGGAGGATGTTGTGACCTACGTACTGCCTGATCTCCCGTACGACTACGCGGCGCTCGAGCCGCACATCTCCGCGCGGATCATGGAGCTCCACCACGACAAGCACCACGCGGCGTACGTGACCGGCGCCAACACTGCCCTCGAGAAGATGGCCGAGGCCCGGGCGAACGGCGACGGCGCGGCCGCGGCGAAGCTGTCGAAGGACTTCCAGTTCAACCTCGGCGGCCACGTCAACCACTCGATCTTCTGGAACAACCTCTCCCCGGAGGGCGGCGACAAGCCCGAGGGCGAGCTCGCAGCGGCCATCGACGAGTTCTTCGGCTCCTTCGACGCGTTCCGCGGCCAGTTCACGGCCGTCGCGACGACGATCCAGGGATCCGGCTGGGCGATCCTCGCCTACGAGCCGCTCGGCGGCAGCCTCGTCATCGAGCAGATGTACGACCAGCAGAACGGCGTCCCGGTCGCCACGACCCCGATCCTGCAGCTCGACATGTGGGAGCACGCCTTCTACCTCGACTACCAGAACGTCAAGGCGGACTACGTCAAGGCGTTCTGGAACATCGTCAACTGGGCGGATGTCGCGAAGCGCTTCGAGGCCGCCCGTGCGGGCGCGAAGGGACTCATCCTCCCCGCCTGA
- the gap gene encoding type I glyceraldehyde-3-phosphate dehydrogenase, with translation MTTRIGINGFGRIGRNFFRAALAQGADLEIVAVNDLTSSETLAHLLKYDSITGRLSETVEVKDGFIVVGGKEIKVLAERDPANLPWADLGVDIVIESTGFFTKAEGAKKHLAAGAKKVIISAPATDEDITIVMGVNDGLYDPANHHVISNASCTTNCLGPLAKAINDAFGIERGLMTTVHAYTADQNLQDGPHRDLRRARAAAINMVPTSTGAAKAIGLVLPELKGKLDGYAIRVPIPTGSATDLTVTVSREVTRDEVNAAVKAASESGPLVGYLTYTEDPIVSSDIVTDPASSIFDSGLTKVIGNQVKVVSWYDNEWGYSNRLVDLTELVASKL, from the coding sequence GTGACCACTCGAATTGGCATCAACGGCTTCGGCCGGATCGGCCGCAACTTCTTCCGCGCAGCCCTCGCCCAGGGCGCCGACCTCGAGATTGTGGCGGTCAACGACCTCACGAGCTCCGAGACGCTGGCGCACCTCCTCAAGTACGACTCGATCACCGGCCGCCTGAGCGAGACCGTCGAGGTCAAGGACGGCTTCATCGTCGTCGGCGGCAAGGAGATCAAGGTCCTCGCCGAGCGCGACCCGGCAAACCTCCCGTGGGCCGATCTGGGCGTGGACATCGTCATCGAGTCCACCGGCTTCTTCACGAAGGCCGAGGGCGCCAAGAAGCACCTCGCCGCGGGCGCCAAGAAGGTCATCATCTCGGCCCCGGCCACGGACGAGGACATCACCATCGTCATGGGCGTCAACGACGGCCTCTACGACCCGGCGAACCACCATGTCATCTCCAACGCCTCGTGCACCACGAACTGCCTGGGCCCGCTCGCCAAGGCGATCAACGACGCGTTCGGCATCGAGCGAGGGCTCATGACGACGGTGCACGCCTACACGGCAGACCAGAACCTCCAGGACGGCCCGCACCGCGACCTCCGCCGCGCCCGCGCCGCCGCGATCAACATGGTGCCCACCTCGACGGGTGCCGCCAAGGCCATCGGCCTCGTCCTGCCGGAGCTCAAGGGCAAGCTCGATGGCTACGCGATCCGCGTGCCGATCCCCACGGGCTCGGCAACCGACCTGACGGTGACCGTCTCCCGCGAGGTCACGAGGGACGAGGTCAACGCCGCGGTCAAGGCCGCGTCGGAATCCGGCCCGCTCGTCGGCTACCTGACCTACACCGAGGACCCGATCGTGTCCTCGGACATCGTCACCGACCCCGCGTCGTCGATCTTCGACTCCGGGCTCACCAAGGTGATCGGCAATCAGGTCAAGGTCGTCTCCTGGTACGACAACGAGTGGGGCTACTCGAACCGGCTCGTGGACCTCACCGAGCTCGTCGCCTCGAAGCTCTGA